From one Labeo rohita strain BAU-BD-2019 chromosome 8, IGBB_LRoh.1.0, whole genome shotgun sequence genomic stretch:
- the LOC127169926 gene encoding solute carrier family 26 member 6 isoform X2, with protein MQQNLMNSLQKMDNRSCSESENFNPNPVYGLNEEQLDILGQHRSKVHRTIWEKLKEERWCSGARLKSCFLSVAPLLSWLPQYSLRKNAIGDLISGISVGIMHLPQGMANALLAAVPPVFGLYSSFYPVLIYFLFGTSRHISVGTFSVLSIMVGTVAGDVVSASSGAESDEAENARAAFAAQLTILCGLIQILLYVLRCGGVCRWLSQPLVSGYTTAAAVHVTVHQLPLLMGISIVRHRGVFAVFLMFSNIVTGVRRVLLATLVLSLVSLVILVGGKMVNSRWSTRFPIPWELVLIIVATLSSVQFDLSGQYGIQIVGPIPTGLSPPSLPSFSVSQELLLTALALAVVGYGFQASLSMMFAHKHGYPFHSNQELLAMGLCNSIGGMFQCFPVSGSMSRSTVQESTGGQTQVSSLVSALIILLILLKFGPLFQQLPKTVLAVIILVNLQGVFAQVKDVPKLWNTDRLDLVVWVVTLLSALVFNLDLGLGIAIVFSLFTIVFRTQQPRSAILGHIAGTDCYRDLEKYSKVRQVPGVTVFSFCNPIYYANANQTFTSLKQAVSNDINENPEVSPPVQQGPQSAQHCVILELSGVTFMDSVAMGSFKSVGGTEHTHTCAAGI; from the exons ATGCAACAGAATTTGATGAATTCTCTACAaaag ATGGACAATCGAAGTTGTTCAGAGAGTGAGAATTTCAATCCCAATCCTGTTTATGGTCTGAACGAAGAACAGCTAGATATCCTGGGGCAGCACAGGTCGAAGGTGCATCGGACAATTTGGGAAAAGCTGAAGGAGGAGCGCTG GTGTTCAGGTGCAAGACTGAAGAGTTGCTTTCTGTCTGTTGCACCTCTCTTGTCATGGCTGCCACAGTACTCTCTCAGAAAAAACGCTATTGGAGATCTGATATCGGGAATCAGTGTGGGAATCATGCATCTGCCACAAG GGATGGCTAATGCTTTGCTGGCTGCAGTTCCTCCAGTGTTTGGGCTGTATTCGTCCTTCTATCCTGTTCTCATCTACTTCTTGTTTGGAACATCTAGACACATATCTGTGG GTACTTTTTCTGTCCTTTCCATCATGGTCGGTACAGTGGCTGGTGATGTTGTATCGGCGAGCAGCGGAGCAGAGAGTGATGAGGCTGAAAACGCTAGAGCTGCCTTTGCAGCTCAGTTGACCATTCTGTGTGGACTAATACAG ATTCTGCTGTATGTGCTGCGTTGTGGAGGGGTTTGTCGGTGGTTATCTCAGCCGTTGGTCAGTGGATACACTACAGCAGCTGCTGTCCATGTAACTGTTCACCAGCTCCCTTTACTGATGGGCATCTCCATAGTCAGACACAGAGGAGTTTTTGCTGTGTTCTTG ATGTTTTCAAACATTGTGACTGGAGTCAGGAGAGTGTTACTGGCGACACTGGTTTTGTCCCTTGTCTCCCTGGTGATACTTGTTGGTGGAAAGATGGTGAACTCACGCTGGAGCACTCGATTTCCTATTCCATGGGAGTTGGTATTG ATTATCGTTGCCACTCTGTCATCAGTGCAGTTTGATCTGTCCGGTCAGTATGGAATACAGATTGTTGGACCCATACCAACCGG TCTCTCACCTCCCTCCCTTCCATCATTTTCTGTCTCTCAGGAGCTGTTGTTGACAGCTCTTGCGTTGGCAGTGGTGGGCTATGGTTTCCAGGCTTCATTGAGCATGATGTTTGCTCATAAACATGGGTACCCCTTTCATAGCAACCAG GAGCTGTTGGCTATGGGTCTGTGCAACTCCATCGGCGGGATGTTTCAGTGCTTTCCAGTAAGCGGATCCATGTCTCGCAGTACAGTACAGGAAAGTACAGGAGGACAAACTCAG gTTTCTTCTCTGGTGTCTGCGTTAATAATTCTTTTGATCTTGTTGAAGTTTGGCCCCCTTTTTCAGCAGTTACCAAAG ACAGTTTTGGCTGTCATTATTTTAGTGAATCTCCAAGGGGTTTTTGCACAAGTCAAAGATGTGCCTAAACTTTGGAATACAGACCGCTTGGACCTG GTGGTGTGGGTAGTGACCCTGCTCAGTGCCCTGGTGTTTAACCTGGACCTGGGGCTTGGCATTGCAATTGTTTTCTCTCTGTTTACCATCGTGTTCAGGACACAGCA GCCCAGATCTGCCATTCTTGGGCATATTGCTGGCACAGACTGTTACAGGGATCTGGAGAAATACTCAAAG GTACGCCAGGTCCCTGGAGTGACTGTGTTTTCCTTTTGTAATCCAATTTACTACGCCAATGCAAACCAGACCTTCACGTCACTTAAACAG GCAGTCAGTAACGACATTAATGAGAATCCTGAAGTAAGTCCTCCAGTCCAGCAGGGGCCTCAGAGTGCACAGCACTGCGTTATTCTGGAGCTCAGTGGAGTCACCTTCATGGACTCAGTGGCCATGGGCTCATTCAAATCAGTTGGTGGCAcagaacacactcacacat GTGCTGCAGGAATTTGA
- the wdr6 gene encoding WD repeat-containing protein 6 produces MASPVESAEMRSAVLVAPVTALEFLGEDFLLTGEGPILSVYSLQASPKECASLDVLHNYRIHGIRPSRKHLFGESQFNNVISSESSLNNNKEDIIIFGGKGVRLVSFNTGGRCLELVGPLLELQDWVLDIHWLKGQPHPLLGVSLAHNAVLLLDAKSGNVLSFYSCIETCLLYSALMVGPNWDSLVLVGGTVFNQLVLWRPTGTKPDGQSQVERRLLGHSGVIFSLCYLQKSGWLASASDDRSVRLWSVGTLGGDAGCGEESPTCLRVLYGHQARVFCVRLAENRVFSAGEDGACLLWEWGGEGKVGRTLRGHRSGGVRALAVSEGSIECEEGWMATGGADGGIRVWRVSEEKKDSEETETQLDLGFKGQGCPKVVRLVGEGESNTVLVCTDQGEVCLSQGDTWDVIWQGGAEFQSYCVMEITSIQVHNSDCIVWLCAVGNLNGGVQVFLVGKPEVGVLLRAGEGKVHSVLWVKGLFEGSWSWCLLASGSEGLVYRWTIKVIEDESGLHIQEETLLPFLLPPCAKRWLTAAVTLSQREGLYLCGDRRGSLLLYTEREENDKRNEERTDLKYQEPENKQTDHGGPLSPISTLYGVHGKQGVTSVCEYQNLCYSTGRDGSVRILTVEENALKVRRVQRACKGMEWLEKVLFLGSDGSEVQGKLLNERIEKRKIDRESASVAETRFVIAGFHSVHFVIWDPHRQEKLLSVACGGGHRSWAYKRPIHTNADPQAHTLGQGTLVFIKHGAVMASRSLASTETDMNGHTLKEGLHGRGISSVCHLGSLSKTGQLPELWEVFVTGGEDTTVGVLAISPQSGTVKVLSVLTDHISNVRALAAIRRGETKGRDEETDTFSVSSLVFSAGGRAQLQCYQLLIRLDEQQGQPVCQVTQIAGHRLDEQWERKRNRHKTVKMDPETRYMSMAVVHNGTDSVLLALGCSDGAVRLFRVNESSKSVDMLWECFYHQRCVLSVATYELEESQDRKLLLLFSATTDGCISVWDLTAVLNSKASVSWQGPSAPFFSMPVHQSGVNTLALSPRREMRQMEESVISLASGGDDGQLSLLHIKIDQKEQKNGGPSLQLLAHWSVPLAHSSPLTGLCLLNPTLLLSTSPDQRLCLWSVNSDGLRPLKVLFSHTADAAGLWAWLGQEGGAWVVVCGQGLQLFQLTEREMDELNETVKRTVKEEERKKVIFPHHVSRIKH; encoded by the exons GTGAGGGACCAATCCTCTCTGTGTACAGTCTTCAGGCATCTCCTAAAGAATGTGCATCTTTAGATGTTCTCCACAATTACCGTATCCATGGGATTCGACCTAGtagaaaacatctgtttggaGAAAGCCAGTTCAACAACGTAATCTCATCTGAAAGTTCTTTGAATAACAACAAGGAGGACATCATTATTTTTGGAGGAAAAGGAGTTCGGCTCGTCAGCTTCAATACTGGAGGACGATGCCTAGAGCTCGTTGGCCCTCTATTGGAGCTTCAAGACTGGGTGCTGGACATTCATTGGCTGAAAGGACAACCACACCCACTGTTAGGCGTATCTTTGGCTCACAATGCCGTGCTCCTCCTAGATGCAAAATCTGGTAACGTTCTATCCTTCTACTCTTGCATAGAGACCTGTCTTCTCTACTCAGCACTTATGGTTGGTCCAAATTGGGACTCTTTAGTGCTGGTTGGTGGGACTGTTTTCAATCAGCTTGTGCTGTGGAGGCCCACGGGGACCAAACCTGATGGCCAGTCCCAGGTGGAGAGACGTCTGCTGGGCCATAGTGGAGTCATTTTCAGCCTTTGCTACCTTCAGAAATCTGGGTGGCTGGCATCTGCTTCAGATGACCGCAGTGTTCGATTGTGGAGCGTCGGCACGCTAGGTGGAGATGCAGGTTGTGGAGAGGAATCGCCAACATGTCTTCGGGTGCTTTATGGGCACCAGGCACGGGTCTTCTGTGTCAGGCTTGCGGAAAACCGCGTATTCAGTGCAGGAGAAGATGGCGCGTGCTTGCTCTGGGAATGGGGAGGTGAAGGAAAGGTGGGACGTACATTGAGAGGGCATAGGTCAGGTGGAGTGAGGGCTCTGGCTGTCAGTGAGGGAAGTATAGAATGTGAGGAGGGATGGATGGCTACTGGAGGTGCAGATGGTGGAATAAGAGTATGGAGAGTTTCAGAGGAGAAGAAAGACAGTGAGGAAACTGAGACTCAGTTGGATCTGGGGTTTAAAGGGCAGGGTTGTCCCAAAGTGGTCCGATTAGTGGGTGAGGGTGAATCGAATACAGTTCTGGTCTGTACTGATCAAGGAGAGGTGTGCCTTAGTCAGGGTGACACCTGGGATGTCATTTGGCAAGGGGGAGCAGAATTCCAGTCCTACTGTGTGATGGAGATCACAAGCATCCAAGTCCATAATTCAGACTGCATTGTGTGGTTGTGTGCAGTGGGTAATCTGAACGGAGGTGTCCAGGTGTTTCTTGTAGGGAAACCAGAAGTGGGAGTCTTGCTAAGGGCTGGTGAGGGTAAAGTTCACTCTGTACTTTGGGTCAAGGGACTGTTTGAAGGGTCCTGGAGTTGGTGTCTTCTTGCATCCGGCTCAGAGGGACTGGTTTACCGATGGACAATAAAAGTGATAGAGGATGAATCAGGCCTGCATATCCAAGAGGAAACTCTTCTTCCATTCCTGCTGCCACCCTGTGCCAAACGCTGGCTGACTGCTGCAGTTACCTTGTCACAGAGAGAGGGGTTGTACCTCTGTGGTGACAGGAGAGGGTCACTCCTTCTCTACACTGAAAGAGAAGAGAATGACAaaagaaatgaagaaagaaCAGACTTAAAATATCAAGAACCTGAAAACAAGCAAACGGACCATGGTGGTCCTTTGTCTCCGATCAGTACTCTTTATGGAGTCCATGGAAAGCAAGGTGTGACTTCTGTGTGTGAATATCAAAACTTGTGTTACAGTACAGGTCGAGACGGATCTGTAAGAATACTAACCGTTGAAGAAAACGCCTTGAAGGTGCGTAGAGTTCAACGAGCCTGCAAAGGCATGGAGTGGCTAGAGAAAGTTCTGTTTCTGGGCTCGGATGGATCAGAGGTACAGGGAAAGTTGCTGAATGAGAGAATCGAGAAGAGGAAGATCGATCGAGAGAGTGCAAGCGTAGCTGAAACTCGGTTTGTAATTGCTGGCTTCCACTCAGTCCACTTCGTTATATGGGACCCTCACAGACAAGAGAAGCTTTTATCAGTTGCCTGTGGAGGCGGCCATCGATCCTGGGCCTACAAACGGCCAATACACACCAACGCAGATCCTCAAGCACATACACTTGGACAAGGTACCCTTGTGTTCATCAAGCATGGAGCTGTCATGGCATCACGTTCATTAGCATCCACAGAAACCGACATGAATGGACACACCCTGAAAGAGGGACTACATGGACGAGGCATCAGCAGCGTTTGTCATCTTGGTAGTCTGTCCAAGACTGGACAGTTGCCAGAACTTTGGGAAGTTTTTGTTACTGGAGGGGAGGATACCACAGTAGGTGTACTTGCCATCAGTCCACAGAGTGGAACTGTTAAAGTGCTTTCAGTTCTAACAGACCATATCTCGAATGTTCGTGCTCTGGCTGCAATTAGAAGAGGAGAAACAAAAGGGAGAGATGAGGAGACGGATACTTTCTCTGTCTCTTCCTTGGTGTTCTCTGCGGGTGGCCGGGCCCAGCTGCAGTGTTACCAGCTCCTGATTCGTTTGGATGAGCAGCAGGGTCAGCCAGTCTGTCAGGTCACTCAAATAGCTGGCCATCGATTGGATGAACAGTGGGAGCGGAAGCGGAACCGACACAAGACTGTCAAAATGGACCCTGAGACAAG GTACATGTCTATGGCTGTGGTGCATAATGGGACTGATAGTGTCCTGCTGGCTCTGGGCTGTAGTGATGGTGCAGTAAG GCTTTTCAGAGTGAATGAGAGCAGTAAGAGTGTTGACATGCTTTGGGAGTGTTTTTATCATCAGAGGTGTGTGCTCAGCGTCGCCACCTACGAGCTGGAGGAGTCCCAGGATAGAAA GCTTTTGTTGCTATTCAGTGCCACTACAGATGGTTGTATATCTGTGTGGGATTTAACagcagttttgaacagtaaggctAGTGTCAGCTGGCAGG GTCCATCAGCCCCGTTCTTTTCCATGCCTGTCCATCAAAGTGGAGTCAATACGCTCGCCTTATCACCTAGGAGAGAGATGAGGCAAATGGAGGAAAGTGTTATCTCATTGGCCAGTGGTGGAGATGATGGACAGCTGTCTCTACTGCATATTAAGATAGATCAGAAAGAGCAAAAGAATGGAGGTCCGTCTCTACAACTCCTTGCTCATTGGTCGGTGCCCCTGGCACACTCTTCCCCTCTCACAGGGTTATGCTTACTAAACCCCACCCTACTGTTGTCCACCTCACCGGACCAGCGCTTGTGTTTGTGGAGTGTGAACAGTGACGGACTCCGCCCACTGAAGGTGCTGTTCTCACACACTGCAGATGCAGCAGGGTTGTGGGCATGGCTTGGACAAGAGGGAGGGGCCTGGGTGGTTGTTTGTGGGCAGGGCCTACAGTTGTTTCAGTTAACGGAAAGAGAGATGGATGAACTGAATGAAACTGTTAAGAGGACAGTAAAAGAAGAGGAGAGAAAGAAAGTAATATTTCCACATCATGTTTCAAGGATAAAACACTGA
- the LOC127169926 gene encoding prestin isoform X1, with amino-acid sequence MQQNLMNSLQKMDNRSCSESENFNPNPVYGLNEEQLDILGQHRSKVHRTIWEKLKEERWCSGARLKSCFLSVAPLLSWLPQYSLRKNAIGDLISGISVGIMHLPQGMANALLAAVPPVFGLYSSFYPVLIYFLFGTSRHISVGTFSVLSIMVGTVAGDVVSASSGAESDEAENARAAFAAQLTILCGLIQILLYVLRCGGVCRWLSQPLVSGYTTAAAVHVTVHQLPLLMGISIVRHRGVFAVFLMFSNIVTGVRRVLLATLVLSLVSLVILVGGKMVNSRWSTRFPIPWELVLIIVATLSSVQFDLSGQYGIQIVGPIPTGLSPPSLPSFSVSQELLLTALALAVVGYGFQASLSMMFAHKHGYPFHSNQELLAMGLCNSIGGMFQCFPVSGSMSRSTVQESTGGQTQVSSLVSALIILLILLKFGPLFQQLPKTVLAVIILVNLQGVFAQVKDVPKLWNTDRLDLVVWVVTLLSALVFNLDLGLGIAIVFSLFTIVFRTQQPRSAILGHIAGTDCYRDLEKYSKVRQVPGVTVFSFCNPIYYANANQTFTSLKQAVSNDINENPEVSPPVQQGPQSAQHCVILELSGVTFMDSVAMGSFKSVLQEFENTQILFFFAACPDGLLSQMKNHGFVPDFLSLSSFFPSVHHAVLHYQGLQSTGADVTEL; translated from the exons ATGCAACAGAATTTGATGAATTCTCTACAaaag ATGGACAATCGAAGTTGTTCAGAGAGTGAGAATTTCAATCCCAATCCTGTTTATGGTCTGAACGAAGAACAGCTAGATATCCTGGGGCAGCACAGGTCGAAGGTGCATCGGACAATTTGGGAAAAGCTGAAGGAGGAGCGCTG GTGTTCAGGTGCAAGACTGAAGAGTTGCTTTCTGTCTGTTGCACCTCTCTTGTCATGGCTGCCACAGTACTCTCTCAGAAAAAACGCTATTGGAGATCTGATATCGGGAATCAGTGTGGGAATCATGCATCTGCCACAAG GGATGGCTAATGCTTTGCTGGCTGCAGTTCCTCCAGTGTTTGGGCTGTATTCGTCCTTCTATCCTGTTCTCATCTACTTCTTGTTTGGAACATCTAGACACATATCTGTGG GTACTTTTTCTGTCCTTTCCATCATGGTCGGTACAGTGGCTGGTGATGTTGTATCGGCGAGCAGCGGAGCAGAGAGTGATGAGGCTGAAAACGCTAGAGCTGCCTTTGCAGCTCAGTTGACCATTCTGTGTGGACTAATACAG ATTCTGCTGTATGTGCTGCGTTGTGGAGGGGTTTGTCGGTGGTTATCTCAGCCGTTGGTCAGTGGATACACTACAGCAGCTGCTGTCCATGTAACTGTTCACCAGCTCCCTTTACTGATGGGCATCTCCATAGTCAGACACAGAGGAGTTTTTGCTGTGTTCTTG ATGTTTTCAAACATTGTGACTGGAGTCAGGAGAGTGTTACTGGCGACACTGGTTTTGTCCCTTGTCTCCCTGGTGATACTTGTTGGTGGAAAGATGGTGAACTCACGCTGGAGCACTCGATTTCCTATTCCATGGGAGTTGGTATTG ATTATCGTTGCCACTCTGTCATCAGTGCAGTTTGATCTGTCCGGTCAGTATGGAATACAGATTGTTGGACCCATACCAACCGG TCTCTCACCTCCCTCCCTTCCATCATTTTCTGTCTCTCAGGAGCTGTTGTTGACAGCTCTTGCGTTGGCAGTGGTGGGCTATGGTTTCCAGGCTTCATTGAGCATGATGTTTGCTCATAAACATGGGTACCCCTTTCATAGCAACCAG GAGCTGTTGGCTATGGGTCTGTGCAACTCCATCGGCGGGATGTTTCAGTGCTTTCCAGTAAGCGGATCCATGTCTCGCAGTACAGTACAGGAAAGTACAGGAGGACAAACTCAG gTTTCTTCTCTGGTGTCTGCGTTAATAATTCTTTTGATCTTGTTGAAGTTTGGCCCCCTTTTTCAGCAGTTACCAAAG ACAGTTTTGGCTGTCATTATTTTAGTGAATCTCCAAGGGGTTTTTGCACAAGTCAAAGATGTGCCTAAACTTTGGAATACAGACCGCTTGGACCTG GTGGTGTGGGTAGTGACCCTGCTCAGTGCCCTGGTGTTTAACCTGGACCTGGGGCTTGGCATTGCAATTGTTTTCTCTCTGTTTACCATCGTGTTCAGGACACAGCA GCCCAGATCTGCCATTCTTGGGCATATTGCTGGCACAGACTGTTACAGGGATCTGGAGAAATACTCAAAG GTACGCCAGGTCCCTGGAGTGACTGTGTTTTCCTTTTGTAATCCAATTTACTACGCCAATGCAAACCAGACCTTCACGTCACTTAAACAG GCAGTCAGTAACGACATTAATGAGAATCCTGAAGTAAGTCCTCCAGTCCAGCAGGGGCCTCAGAGTGCACAGCACTGCGTTATTCTGGAGCTCAGTGGAGTCACCTTCATGGACTCAGTGGCCATGGGCTCATTCAAATCA GTGCTGCAGGAATTTGAGAACACGCAGatcttgtttttctttgctgCATGTCCAG ATGGTTTACTGTCTCAAATGAAGAATCATGGATTTGTTCCAgattttctgtctctttcttcttttttccctTCAGTGCATCATGCAGTCCTGCACTACCAGGGGttacag AGCACAGGCGCAGATGTTACAGAGCTGTGA